One Fusobacterium ulcerans DNA segment encodes these proteins:
- the rfbD gene encoding dTDP-4-dehydrorhamnose reductase, translating to MNKLKKLEINLQGIYIIEPLVFEDSRGFFLESYNKAEFEKIGITTNFIQDNHSKSKKGTLRGLHFQIKHSQAKLIRVIKGKILDIVVDIRKGSSTYGKWCGTELSAENRKMLYIAKGFAHGFLALEDDTEIEYKCDEYYAPHYDSGIMWNDKDIAIDWNFEKNGLKEENIILSEKDKKHQSFKEYTEKYSGENVLLTGADGQLGQDFQKLFDKLSIKYTATDYRELDVTDKEKVKEFVDNHDFTMIINCAAYNNVDKAEEELEKCYALNSHVPKYLVEICKEKNIAFVTYSTDFVFDGEKEIPYTEEDITNPLSIYSKAKLEGEKYSLGYDKSFVIRTSWVFGMGNNNFCKQVINWSKGKDKLRIVDDQISSPTYSKDLAEYSWELIQTGKYGLYHLSNDGEASKFEQAQYILKKIGWTGVLERGKTEEFPLSAKRAQYSKLDSSKIEKIIDRKIPHWKTGIDRFLEEMKEKGEI from the coding sequence ATGAATAAATTAAAAAAACTAGAAATAAACTTACAGGGAATATACATAATTGAGCCTTTAGTATTTGAAGATAGTAGAGGTTTTTTTCTTGAGTCATATAATAAAGCTGAATTCGAAAAAATAGGAATAACAACAAATTTTATACAGGATAATCATTCTAAGTCTAAAAAAGGTACACTTAGAGGACTTCATTTTCAAATTAAGCATTCTCAAGCGAAACTTATAAGAGTAATAAAAGGAAAAATATTGGATATTGTAGTTGATATAAGAAAAGGCAGCAGCACATATGGAAAATGGTGTGGAACTGAGTTAAGTGCAGAAAATAGGAAGATGCTGTATATAGCAAAAGGCTTTGCACATGGATTTTTAGCGCTGGAAGATGATACTGAAATAGAGTATAAGTGTGATGAATATTATGCACCACATTATGATTCTGGAATAATGTGGAATGATAAAGATATAGCTATTGACTGGAATTTTGAAAAAAATGGATTAAAAGAAGAGAATATAATTTTATCTGAAAAAGATAAAAAGCATCAATCTTTTAAGGAATACACAGAAAAATATAGTGGAGAAAATGTATTGCTTACAGGAGCAGATGGACAGCTAGGTCAGGACTTTCAAAAACTTTTTGATAAATTAAGTATAAAATATACAGCTACAGACTATAGAGAATTAGATGTAACTGATAAAGAAAAAGTAAAAGAATTTGTAGATAACCATGATTTTACAATGATAATAAACTGTGCTGCATACAATAATGTAGATAAGGCAGAAGAAGAACTGGAGAAATGCTATGCTCTAAATTCACATGTTCCTAAGTATCTGGTAGAGATATGTAAAGAAAAAAATATAGCATTTGTAACATATTCAACAGATTTTGTATTTGACGGAGAAAAAGAAATACCATATACAGAAGAAGATATTACAAATCCATTATCAATATATTCAAAAGCAAAGCTAGAAGGAGAAAAATATTCTCTTGGTTATGACAAAAGTTTTGTAATAAGAACATCATGGGTATTTGGAATGGGGAATAATAACTTCTGCAAGCAGGTAATAAATTGGAGCAAAGGAAAAGATAAATTAAGGATAGTAGATGATCAGATATCATCTCCAACATATTCAAAAGATTTAGCAGAATACTCATGGGAACTTATTCAGACAGGTAAATATGGATTGTATCATCTGTCAAATGATGGAGAAGCTTCTAAATTTGAACAAGCGCAATATATATTAAAAAAAATAGGATGGACTGGAGTACTTGAAAGAGGAAAAACAGAAGAGTTTCCATTGTCAGCTAAAAGAGCTCAATATTCTAAACTAGACAGCAGTAAAATAGAGAAAATAATTGATAGAAAAATACCACACTGGAAAACAGGAATAGATAGATTTTTAGAAGAGATGAAAGAAAAGGGAGAGATATAG
- a CDS encoding O-antigen ligase family protein — MEVSKGNILKKVNIAGEIIIYLFAFSMFIDSKLTMKIGYVLQGLSLIKIGLDYKNIKLKGKEIYLTFIIILIIGIIFNFISTNGDGVNKFMDRNLKFFNGIMLILFIDNWKKLKNLLYIIIVGSLLLSFDIINNSKYVKLDFIRKRGILTVATGFTISYWLEILKNYKDKKKWGEIIICFFINLYLLKGVGYSDSRMGFLVIIGTVGIYLLYIIWKLKFDFKKIVGIFLAGCIILSLFYVVAPPQFKSEIKTSFQTKNNFSNEARLIMWQGSLDAFYSSPIIGVGSAVSDTQPFVIKAAEKMNRSKNLNDAFIRRKAFGEAHSIYFNFLSQTGLLIIGYLYLLFYLIPKRFLKSQRNEILSGCFFGGVCFLLYGITWSVWGYYGVVQNFFQILLSMMIVASELKKEEF; from the coding sequence ATGGAAGTATCAAAAGGAAATATTTTGAAAAAAGTAAATATTGCAGGAGAAATAATAATTTATTTATTTGCATTCTCTATGTTTATAGACAGTAAATTAACTATGAAAATTGGATATGTTTTGCAGGGATTAAGTTTAATAAAAATAGGTTTAGATTATAAAAATATAAAATTAAAGGGGAAAGAAATTTACTTAACATTTATAATTATTTTGATAATAGGAATTATATTTAATTTTATTTCAACTAATGGTGATGGAGTAAATAAATTTATGGATCGTAATTTGAAATTTTTTAATGGAATAATGCTTATATTATTCATAGATAATTGGAAAAAATTAAAAAATCTTCTCTATATAATCATAGTAGGAAGTTTATTGTTAAGTTTTGATATTATAAATAATTCAAAATATGTAAAATTAGATTTCATAAGAAAAAGAGGAATATTAACAGTAGCAACAGGATTTACAATTTCTTATTGGTTGGAAATATTAAAAAATTATAAGGATAAAAAAAAATGGGGAGAAATAATTATCTGTTTTTTTATAAACTTATATTTATTAAAAGGTGTTGGGTATTCAGATTCTAGAATGGGCTTTTTAGTTATAATAGGAACTGTTGGAATATATTTGTTATATATAATATGGAAATTGAAATTTGATTTTAAAAAAATTGTAGGAATATTTTTGGCTGGATGTATAATTTTATCTCTTTTCTATGTTGTAGCACCTCCTCAATTTAAAAGTGAGATAAAGACTTCATTTCAAACTAAAAATAATTTTTCAAATGAGGCGAGATTAATAATGTGGCAAGGAAGTTTAGATGCTTTTTATTCTTCACCTATAATAGGAGTAGGAAGTGCGGTAAGTGATACTCAGCCATTTGTGATAAAAGCAGCAGAAAAAATGAATAGAAGCAAGAATTTAAATGATGCTTTTATAAGAAGAAAAGCTTTTGGTGAGGCTCACAGTATATATTTTAATTTTTTATCTCAAACTGGATTATTAATTATAGGTTATTTATATTTATTATTTTATTTAATTCCTAAAAGATTTTTAAAATCTCAAAGGAATGAAATTTTATCAGGATGTTTTTTTGGTGGAGTTTGTTTTTTACTTTATGGAATAACATGGAGTGTATGGGGATATTATGGAGTTGTCCAAAACTTTTTTCAAATTTTATTAAGTATGATGATAGTAGCAAGTGAATTAAAAAAAGAGGAATTTTGA
- a CDS encoding glycosyltransferase, producing MKKKVIFRSGSLRMGGLERVLIEVLQTIDKEKFDIYLVIDDDCGKENIFEKDIPKDIPYFFLKPEKLIRETEKYKEKKKNIIYKLMYNLMMEKENKVMYRNMQKILKDIGKIDVIVDFDAGASKYIEKLDIKKKIVWIHNSIPNLKKKEGKIKRFGKRLEKYDRVVAICDEMKEEIENIYPNLKGKVSRIYNPFNFERIEKLMEDERELTKEQKKMLNEDYCIAIARLDNVQKDFLTLVRAYKFIKESGIQDKLYIIGDGPSKEEIINEIKKLSLEENIKLIGLSKNPYIWLKNSKLFVHSSKYEGLPTVLIEALICNKMIISSNCPTGPKEILKNENCGKLFEVGNIKELGDYLIEFLTNKNNRELYEKNVILRKEEFNKNKVIKEYEKLIEEI from the coding sequence ATGAAGAAGAAAGTAATATTCAGAAGTGGAAGTTTAAGGATGGGAGGGCTTGAAAGAGTCTTAATAGAAGTTCTTCAAACTATTGATAAAGAAAAATTTGATATTTATCTTGTAATAGATGATGATTGTGGAAAAGAAAATATATTTGAAAAGGATATACCTAAAGATATTCCCTACTTTTTTCTTAAACCAGAAAAATTGATAAGAGAAACGGAAAAATATAAAGAAAAAAAGAAAAATATTATATATAAATTGATGTATAACTTAATGATGGAAAAAGAAAATAAAGTTATGTATAGAAATATGCAGAAAATATTAAAAGATATAGGGAAAATAGATGTAATAGTAGACTTTGATGCAGGAGCTTCAAAGTATATAGAGAAATTAGATATAAAAAAGAAAATTGTATGGATCCATAACTCTATACCTAATTTAAAGAAGAAAGAAGGTAAGATAAAAAGATTTGGAAAGAGATTAGAAAAATATGACAGAGTAGTGGCTATATGTGATGAAATGAAAGAAGAGATAGAAAATATATATCCAAATTTGAAAGGGAAAGTAAGCAGAATATATAATCCATTTAATTTTGAAAGAATAGAAAAGTTAATGGAAGATGAAAGAGAGTTAACAAAAGAACAAAAAAAAATGCTAAATGAAGATTATTGTATTGCAATAGCAAGATTGGATAATGTCCAAAAGGATTTTCTAACGCTTGTAAGAGCATATAAGTTTATTAAAGAAAGCGGAATACAAGATAAATTATATATCATAGGAGATGGACCTTCAAAAGAAGAAATAATTAATGAAATAAAAAAATTAAGTTTAGAAGAAAATATTAAATTAATAGGACTTTCAAAGAATCCATATATATGGCTAAAGAATTCTAAATTATTTGTACATAGCTCAAAATATGAGGGATTGCCAACTGTTTTAATAGAAGCATTGATATGCAATAAAATGATAATATCTTCAAATTGTCCAACAGGACCTAAAGAGATATTAAAAAATGAAAACTGTGGAAAATTATTTGAAGTAGGGAATATAAAGGAATTAGGAGATTATCTAATTGAATTTTTGACTAATAAAAATAATAGAGAACTATATGAAAAGAATGTAATTTTAAGGAAAGAAGAATTTAATAAAAATAAAGTTATAAAAGAATATGAAAAATTAATAGAAGAAATTTAG
- a CDS encoding dTDP-glucose 4,6-dehydratase, with amino-acid sequence MKTYLVTGAAGFIGTNFVKYMLEKYGEYIKIVVLDKLTYAGNIENIQKEIDSKKIDFVKGDICNRELVEDIFSRYEIDYVVNFAAESHVDRSISNPQIFLETNILGTQNLLEVSKKFWSIGKDENGYPVYKEGKKFLHISTDEVYGSLSKDYTEAKELVLNDKVKKVAEGRKNLKTYGDKFFTEETPLDPRSPYSASKTSSDMIVRAYAETYKFPMNITRCSNNYGPYQFPEKLIPLIIKNILEGKNLPVYGDGSNVRDWLYVKDHNKAVDMVINNGRLGEVYNIGGFNEEKNINIVKLTIDTIAKIMKEEPEYRRVLKTDVENISYALISYVQDRLGHDARYAIDPEKIVTELGWYPETSFDKGIEQTIRWYLENQKWVGEALSR; translated from the coding sequence ATGAAAACATATCTTGTAACAGGAGCAGCAGGATTCATAGGAACAAATTTTGTGAAGTATATGCTTGAAAAATATGGAGAATATATAAAAATAGTAGTTCTAGACAAACTAACTTATGCAGGAAATATTGAAAATATACAAAAAGAAATAGACTCTAAAAAGATAGATTTTGTAAAAGGAGATATCTGTAACAGAGAATTAGTAGAGGATATATTTTCTAGATATGAAATAGACTATGTAGTAAACTTTGCAGCTGAATCTCATGTAGATAGAAGTATATCAAATCCACAGATATTTTTAGAGACAAATATATTAGGAACACAAAACCTGTTAGAAGTATCTAAAAAATTCTGGAGCATAGGAAAAGATGAAAATGGATATCCAGTGTATAAAGAAGGAAAGAAATTTCTGCATATATCCACAGATGAAGTGTATGGATCGCTTTCAAAAGACTATACAGAAGCAAAAGAACTTGTACTTAATGATAAAGTAAAAAAAGTAGCAGAAGGAAGAAAGAATTTAAAAACATATGGAGATAAATTCTTTACAGAAGAGACGCCACTAGACCCAAGATCACCATACTCAGCTTCAAAAACATCAAGTGATATGATAGTAAGAGCATATGCAGAGACATATAAATTTCCAATGAACATAACAAGATGCTCTAATAATTATGGACCATATCAATTTCCAGAAAAGCTGATACCACTTATTATAAAAAATATATTAGAAGGAAAGAATCTTCCAGTATATGGAGATGGAAGTAATGTAAGAGACTGGTTGTATGTAAAAGATCATAATAAAGCAGTGGATATGGTAATTAATAATGGAAGATTAGGAGAAGTATATAATATTGGTGGATTCAATGAAGAGAAAAACATCAATATAGTAAAACTGACAATAGATACTATAGCTAAAATAATGAAAGAAGAACCAGAGTATAGAAGAGTATTAAAAACTGATGTAGAAAATATATCATATGCTTTGATAAGTTATGTGCAGGATAGACTGGGACATGATGCAAGATATGCAATAGATCCAGAGAAAATAGTAACAGAATTAGGATGGTATCCAGAGACATCATTTGATAAAGGAATAGAACAAACAATAAGATGGTACCTGGAAAATCAAAAATGGGTAGGGGAAGCTTTAAGTAGATAA
- a CDS encoding lipopolysaccharide core heptose(II) kinase RfaY gives MIKNEKYKEYNIYYPEEEIFYEELGKKIIDKEYKELEVYKNTERNYVAKIEIEGKKYILKSPKSETIIPQRKIQTFIKKGEALNTLINVRERIAEGITEYAVPFLAIVKKKFFIKESYILMECVEGNSIKSISDIDEIMEIVNKLHKIKIYHGDLNTSNFIKSLNGIKIIDTQGKKEKFFYFKRWNDLFIMKNDLLVIEKEYKVEEKYYKKNKDFSYYVILLIRKIKKLKFIEKIKSKKKELRKKGWKI, from the coding sequence ATGATAAAAAATGAAAAGTATAAAGAATATAATATATATTATCCAGAAGAAGAAATATTCTATGAGGAATTAGGAAAAAAAATAATTGATAAAGAATATAAAGAGTTAGAAGTATATAAAAACACAGAGAGAAATTATGTAGCAAAAATAGAAATAGAAGGAAAGAAGTATATATTGAAGTCTCCTAAGTCGGAAACAATAATACCTCAGAGAAAAATACAAACATTTATAAAAAAAGGAGAAGCATTAAATACTTTAATAAATGTGAGAGAAAGAATAGCAGAAGGAATTACAGAATATGCAGTTCCCTTTTTAGCTATAGTGAAAAAAAAGTTTTTCATAAAAGAAAGCTACATATTAATGGAGTGTGTAGAAGGAAATTCAATAAAGAGTATTTCTGATATAGATGAAATAATGGAAATAGTTAATAAATTACATAAAATAAAAATATATCATGGAGATTTAAATACTTCAAACTTCATAAAAAGCTTAAATGGAATAAAAATAATAGATACTCAGGGGAAGAAGGAAAAGTTTTTTTATTTTAAGAGATGGAATGATCTTTTTATAATGAAGAATGATTTGTTAGTAATAGAAAAAGAATATAAAGTAGAAGAAAAATATTATAAAAAAAACAAGGATTTTTCATACTATGTAATTTTACTTATAAGAAAAATAAAAAAGCTAAAATTTATAGAAAAAATAAAATCAAAGAAAAAAGAGTTGAGAAAAAAAGGATGGAAAATATGA
- a CDS encoding glycosyltransferase family 9 protein — protein sequence MLRKLNRIFQDCMREKRLKLGRYLYDKKKIKEEIKVGNFIENNNIKKILFMRYDGKIGDMVINTLMFREIKKKYPHIEIGVVTKGGARIIIENNPNVDKIYEYQKDRKSIKKLASKITEEKYDLVIDFSEILRVNQMMLINLCRARFNMGLNKEEWSLFDISYSKPEGYIHITEIYRRILEKLGITDITIGYELFFDEEQKNKVDDLLREISHKKIVVFNPFAASKHRDLNLENILKIGKIVLEDENNILIFIGEKRRKKELENVIKELGKEAVFPELENIMETSYLISKADLVITPDTSIVHIAAAFKRKLIAIYRLDNKEENKINRYLWAPNYEGSVQIFSKDFEITNGEEADINKFDVKEIEKEIKKLCKYSWRKNE from the coding sequence ATGCTGAGAAAATTAAACAGAATATTTCAAGATTGTATGAGAGAAAAGAGGTTAAAGTTAGGAAGATATTTATATGATAAAAAAAAGATTAAAGAAGAAATAAAAGTAGGAAATTTTATAGAAAATAATAATATAAAAAAAATATTATTTATGAGATATGATGGAAAAATAGGAGATATGGTAATAAATACCTTAATGTTTAGAGAAATAAAGAAAAAGTATCCACATATTGAAATAGGAGTAGTAACAAAAGGTGGAGCAAGAATAATAATAGAAAATAATCCAAATGTAGATAAAATATATGAATATCAAAAAGATAGAAAAAGTATAAAAAAATTAGCTTCTAAAATAACAGAAGAAAAATATGATTTAGTAATAGATTTTTCAGAAATATTGAGAGTAAATCAAATGATGCTAATAAATTTGTGTAGAGCAAGATTTAATATGGGATTAAATAAAGAAGAGTGGAGTCTATTTGATATATCATATTCAAAACCAGAAGGATATATTCATATAACAGAAATCTATAGAAGAATATTAGAGAAATTAGGAATAACAGATATCACAATAGGCTATGAATTGTTTTTCGATGAAGAGCAAAAAAATAAAGTTGATGATTTACTAAGGGAGATTAGTCATAAAAAAATAGTTGTATTCAATCCATTTGCAGCAAGTAAACATAGAGACCTAAATTTAGAAAACATATTAAAAATAGGAAAAATAGTTCTTGAAGATGAAAATAATATTTTGATTTTTATAGGAGAAAAAAGAAGAAAGAAAGAACTTGAAAATGTAATAAAAGAATTAGGAAAAGAAGCAGTTTTTCCAGAATTAGAAAATATAATGGAGACATCATATTTGATAAGTAAAGCTGATTTAGTAATAACACCAGATACTTCAATAGTACATATAGCAGCAGCCTTTAAAAGAAAATTGATAGCAATTTATAGGTTGGATAATAAGGAAGAAAATAAAATAAATAGATATTTATGGGCACCTAATTATGAAGGATCTGTACAAATATTTTCTAAAGATTTTGAGATTACAAATGGAGAAGAAGCAGATATAAATAAGTTTGATGTAAAAGAAATAGAAAAAGAAATAAAAAAGTTATGCAAATATTCTTGGAGGAAAAATGAGTGA
- a CDS encoding LicD family protein, which translates to MSELRKLQLIEKNMLDKFVEICNENGIEYWLDFGTLLGAVRHKGFIPWDDDIDIGMDRKNYNKLLSIYKNYEDHPEISIEFLRNRNLNVFSKKNYIINDKLEKKKIAIDIFPFDYYSNIKLMRFIDKYFVNLTQERNEKGKKKFNLRNISKFWRSQILRKIFRKKLFLNFIISNKKPLYIGRGLEAHFNLVLLPFDDFYPLKTLKFEGETYTVPNNYDTYLKEIYGDYLKIPPESEREYHHLINKII; encoded by the coding sequence ATGAGTGAGCTTAGAAAATTACAATTAATAGAAAAGAATATGTTGGATAAATTTGTAGAGATTTGTAATGAAAATGGCATAGAATACTGGTTAGATTTTGGAACTTTATTAGGTGCAGTAAGACATAAAGGATTTATTCCATGGGATGATGATATTGATATAGGAATGGATAGAAAAAATTATAATAAACTACTTTCTATTTATAAAAATTATGAAGATCATCCAGAAATTTCAATAGAATTTTTAAGAAATAGAAACTTAAATGTATTTAGTAAAAAAAATTATATTATTAATGATAAATTAGAAAAAAAGAAAATAGCTATAGATATTTTTCCTTTTGATTATTATTCTAATATAAAATTAATGAGGTTCATAGACAAATACTTTGTTAATTTAACTCAGGAAAGAAATGAAAAAGGAAAAAAGAAATTTAATTTAAGAAATATCTCTAAATTTTGGCGTTCACAAATTTTAAGAAAGATATTTAGAAAAAAATTATTTTTAAATTTTATAATTTCAAACAAAAAACCTTTGTATATAGGAAGAGGTCTAGAGGCACATTTTAATTTAGTACTTTTGCCATTTGATGATTTTTATCCATTAAAAACATTAAAATTTGAAGGGGAAACATATACTGTCCCTAATAATTATGACACTTATTTAAAAGAAATATATGGAGATTATTTGAAAATTCCACCTGAATCTGAAAGAGAATACCATCATTTGATAAATAAAATCATATAA
- a CDS encoding acyltransferase, translating to MKIKFLINNFKIFGIFKTIKNSFYNNKIRIFNTNNSLNIESEDIKNLDLKINGINNKIIIKNNVKLKNLNIQLSGNNNILQIERNSFIQNSTITVEGNNNITNFGYENSIYGIRVWQFENDGIISIGNSCLLSYNIEIRNTDSHPIYELKTGKRINQSKDVVIKDKVWIGQGAKILKGVTIESGNVIGLNSIITKNILNKNSIVVGNNKIVRKDIIWKKDFIKN from the coding sequence ATGAAAATAAAATTTTTGATAAATAATTTTAAAATCTTTGGAATATTTAAAACAATAAAAAATTCTTTTTATAATAATAAAATTAGAATTTTTAATACTAATAATTCTTTAAATATAGAGAGTGAAGATATAAAAAATCTTGATCTAAAAATAAATGGAATAAATAATAAAATTATAATTAAAAATAATGTAAAACTAAAAAATTTAAATATCCAACTTTCAGGAAACAATAATATACTACAAATAGAAAGAAATTCCTTTATCCAAAATAGTACTATTACTGTAGAAGGGAATAATAATATTACAAATTTTGGATATGAAAACAGTATCTATGGAATACGAGTATGGCAATTTGAAAACGATGGAATAATTTCAATAGGAAATAGTTGCCTATTATCTTATAATATTGAAATTAGAAATACGGATTCTCACCCAATTTATGAACTAAAAACAGGAAAAAGAATTAATCAAAGTAAAGATGTTGTGATAAAGGATAAGGTATGGATTGGTCAAGGAGCTAAAATCTTAAAAGGAGTAACTATTGAAAGTGGTAATGTAATCGGTCTAAATTCTATAATAACAAAAAATATATTAAATAAAAATTCCATTGTTGTAGGAAATAATAAGATAGTAAGAAAGGATATAATATGGAAGAAGGATTTCATAAAAAATTAA
- a CDS encoding glycosyltransferase: MKKILFKVKGLGIGGIERLAIDILNNLKLEDKKIVLLIENKEENFLEDQLDKNVEKVYLKPDWFNPFLVKIKSRKKNIFYKLLYNILMSCEKIILSKSINNYIENNKEAEIFIDYNGEAGKYIHKIKNIKKVMWIHLSFLGIKENKRKKLEKRFQNFDRIVTICDEMEEEVRKLFPILEEKIIKIYNFINFEKIEEKLSKFNLNIQEEKMLKENYCISVGRLATVKDYETIINAFKILNEKGINEKLYIIGDGNNRENLEKMIKVNRLENQIFLLGQKNNPYIWMKNADMFIHSSKLEGFGLVLVEAMYCGVPIISSDFKCGAKEILLNGEYGELFEVGNFEELAQKIEKLLFDNDRRQKYILKAKKMIKKFSMKNILIEYKKLLEEK; encoded by the coding sequence ATGAAAAAAATTTTATTTAAAGTAAAAGGGCTTGGAATAGGTGGAATAGAAAGGTTAGCAATAGATATTTTAAATAATCTAAAGCTAGAAGATAAAAAAATTGTTTTATTGATTGAAAATAAAGAGGAAAATTTTTTAGAAGATCAATTGGATAAGAATGTAGAAAAGGTATATTTAAAACCGGATTGGTTCAATCCATTTCTTGTTAAAATAAAATCAAGAAAGAAAAATATTTTTTATAAATTGTTATATAATATTTTAATGAGTTGTGAAAAAATAATATTATCAAAAAGTATAAACAATTATATAGAGAACAATAAAGAAGCAGAAATTTTTATAGATTATAACGGAGAAGCAGGAAAATATATTCATAAAATAAAAAATATAAAAAAAGTTATGTGGATTCATTTAAGCTTTTTAGGAATAAAAGAAAATAAAAGAAAAAAATTAGAAAAAAGATTTCAAAATTTTGATAGAATTGTTACTATTTGTGATGAAATGGAAGAAGAAGTTAGAAAACTTTTTCCAATTTTAGAAGAAAAAATTATAAAAATATATAATTTTATAAATTTTGAAAAGATAGAAGAAAAATTGAGTAAATTTAACTTAAATATACAAGAGGAAAAAATGCTAAAAGAAAACTACTGTATTTCTGTAGGAAGATTAGCAACTGTTAAAGATTATGAAACAATAATAAATGCATTTAAAATTTTAAATGAAAAAGGTATAAATGAAAAACTATATATAATAGGTGATGGGAATAATAGAGAGAATTTAGAAAAGATGATAAAAGTAAATAGATTAGAAAATCAAATTTTTTTGTTGGGGCAAAAGAATAATCCATATATTTGGATGAAAAATGCAGATATGTTTATTCACAGTTCTAAATTGGAAGGGTTTGGACTTGTATTAGTTGAAGCAATGTATTGTGGAGTTCCAATAATATCATCTGATTTTAAATGTGGGGCAAAAGAAATTTTATTAAATGGAGAATATGGTGAATTATTTGAAGTAGGAAATTTTGAAGAATTAGCACAAAAAATAGAGAAGTTATTATTTGATAATGATAGAAGACAAAAATATATTCTAAAAGCAAAAAAAATGATAAAGAAATTTTCTATGAAAAATATATTAATAGAATACAAAAAATTATTAGAAGAAAAATAA
- a CDS encoding glycosyltransferase family 9 protein — protein MSKFRGLFIRLVGMKNKEKNIELENIRRILVPGGRIGDMVCETPLIRELHEFFPEAEIDVYLDKIVTPLFKNCPYLNVIETKRGSRFVHRVKILRIISSWYDAFLKRKKYDLYFEFTSGLRFYSVFALKIMKPRYSIGVYREEKHGIKKDELTIFDRYIETKKSNHMRDISLAGIEVLGKKVENRKYELFLGEMEEKYKDYYSKENINIIFNYTGGNIKKNLSLEEVKESCKKLIKIDKRIIVYVMTLPDKYEELKKEINELKEERIKICEKTKDILEAAAMIKYADILVSVDTGVVHIASVYNIPVISIFPNNENSIEYFSPKSELSYVIKCEDRNWIRDFDKEEMKKYIEEIIEKLKWKV, from the coding sequence ATGAGTAAGTTTAGAGGCCTTTTCATAAGACTAGTGGGAATGAAAAATAAAGAAAAAAATATAGAGTTGGAAAATATAAGAAGAATATTAGTTCCAGGTGGAAGAATAGGAGATATGGTATGTGAAACACCATTGATCAGAGAATTACATGAGTTTTTTCCAGAAGCAGAGATAGATGTTTATTTAGATAAGATAGTAACACCATTGTTTAAAAATTGTCCATATTTAAATGTTATAGAAACAAAAAGGGGAAGCAGATTTGTACATAGAGTAAAAATATTAAGGATAATATCTTCATGGTATGATGCATTTTTGAAAAGAAAGAAATATGATTTATATTTTGAATTTACTAGTGGATTAAGATTCTATAGTGTATTTGCTTTAAAAATAATGAAACCAAGATATAGTATAGGGGTATATAGGGAAGAAAAACATGGAATAAAAAAAGATGAATTAACTATTTTTGATAGATATATAGAAACAAAGAAAAGTAATCATATGAGAGATATCAGCTTAGCAGGAATAGAAGTATTGGGGAAGAAAGTAGAGAATAGAAAATATGAATTATTTTTAGGAGAGATGGAAGAAAAGTATAAGGATTATTATTCCAAAGAAAATATAAATATAATATTTAATTATACAGGTGGAAATATAAAGAAAAATTTGTCATTAGAAGAAGTAAAAGAAAGCTGTAAAAAGCTTATAAAAATAGATAAAAGAATAATTGTATATGTGATGACATTACCAGATAAATATGAAGAATTGAAAAAAGAAATAAATGAATTGAAAGAAGAAAGAATAAAAATTTGTGAAAAAACAAAAGATATATTAGAAGCAGCAGCAATGATAAAGTATGCAGATATATTGGTAAGTGTAGATACAGGAGTAGTACATATAGCTTCTGTGTATAATATACCAGTAATTTCAATATTTCCAAATAATGAAAATAGTATAGAATATTTTTCACCAAAATCAGAGTTAAGTTATGTAATAAAGTGTGAAGACAGAAATTGGATAAGAGATTTTGATAAAGAAGAGATGAAAAAATACATAGAAGAAATAATAGAGAAATTAAAATGGAAGGTATAG